The following are encoded in a window of Salvelinus fontinalis isolate EN_2023a chromosome 40, ASM2944872v1, whole genome shotgun sequence genomic DNA:
- the LOC129839538 gene encoding zinc finger protein 391-like isoform X2, producing the protein MSSLSYSAPAKEEEVCSTEKEPLGLNFVVKEEHEHITMKGEEDVFRIKQEEENAITLKKEKEPCGVKREEEGLTLKEEHVTVKEEKDTLGEEEGIEAVTVEEEVLTLKEEHVTVKEEKDTLGEEEGIEAVTVEEEEVEYFRIKKEEEEVEPLRIEKEEEEAISLKEEEEDVTVKEEEEPFREEEALSIKEKEAGEEEETDLINTRERPDSEEPEPEMYKSARRHHCSHCGKSFTQLGSLKVHRRLHTGEKPFQCSQCGKSFAELGHLKAHERKHTGEKPYQGSLCGKSFSLLASLKRHERIHTRDPLFQCSQCENCFSLLASLKRHERIHTGDKTFHCSQCERSFTRLGNLKKHKRIHSGEKPFHCSQCGKGFTELGNLKRHERTHTGDKPHRCSQCGKSFTQLAHLKVHERIHTGEKPYQCSDCGKTYSSSRSLKSHVRIHAGGKKHSPSL; encoded by the exons ATGAGCTCACTTAGCTACTCCGCCCCTGCTAAAGAAGAAGAGGTCTGTTCCACGGAGAAAGAGCCTCTGGGGTTGAACTTTGTCGTGAAAGAAGAACATGAGCATATTAcaatgaaaggagaggaagacgtTTTTAGAATTAAACAGGAGGAAGAGAACGCTATAACGTTGAAAAAAGAGAAAGAACCGTGTGGAGTGAAACGGGAAGAGGAGGGTCTCACATTGAAAGAGGAGCATGTTACAGTTAAAGAAGAGAAAGACACtttaggagaggaagaggggatagaggctGTCACAGTGGAAGAGGAGGTTCTCACATTGAAAGAGGAGCATGTTACAGTTAAAGAAGAGAAAGACACtttaggagaggaagaggggatagaggctgtcacagtggaagaggaggaggtagaatatttcagaatcaaaaaggaggaagaggaggtagaaCCTTTAAGAAttgaaaaggaggaagaggaggctatctcattgaaagaagaagaggaggatgtgacagtaaaagaagaggaagaaccttttaGAGAAGAGGAGGCTCTCTCAATAAAAGAGaaggaggcaggagaggaggaggagacagatctgattaacacca gagagagaccagactcagaggaaccagagccagaGATGTACAAATCAGCAAGACGACACCActgctcccactgtggaaagagttttacccagtTAGGGTCCCTGAAAGTGCATAGGAGAttgcacacaggagagaagccttttcaATGttctcagtgtggaaagagttttgcaGAGTTAGGGCACCTGAAAGCACATGAGAGAaagcacacaggggagaagccttaccaagGCTCtctgtgtggaaagagtttttccTTGTTAGCAAGCCTGAAAAGACATGAGAGGATCCACACAAGAGATCCGCTTttccaatgctcccagtgtgAAAATTGTTTTTCCTTGTTAGCAAGCTTGAAAAGACATGAGAGGATACATACAGGTGATAAGACtttccactgctcccagtgtgagAGGAGCTTCACACGGTTAGGGAACCTGAAAAAACATAAAAGAATACACTCAGGGGAAAAACCtttccactgctcccagtgtggaaagggttttacagagttagggaacctgaaaagacatgagaggacacacacaggagataagccTCATCGCTGCTCTCAGTGTGGAAAAAGTTTTACCCAGTTAGCACACCTGAAAGTGCATGAGAGAATCCACACGGGAGAAAAGCCTTACCAATGCTCAGACTGTGGAAAGACATATTCCTCATCACGGTCACTTAAAAGTCATGTGAGAATCCACGCAGGAGGGAAGAAGCATTCCCCTAGTTTGTAA